A single genomic interval of Demequina sp. NBRC 110054 harbors:
- the rpmB gene encoding 50S ribosomal protein L28, giving the protein MAANCDVCGKGPSFGHSISHSHRRTKRRWNPNIQRVRAVVAGTPKRLNVCTSCLKAGKVTRNV; this is encoded by the coding sequence GTGGCTGCCAACTGCGACGTCTGCGGCAAGGGCCCCTCGTTCGGGCACTCCATCTCGCACTCGCACCGCCGCACGAAGCGTCGCTGGAACCCCAACATCCAGCGCGTCCGTGCCGTGGTCGCCGGTACCCCCAAGCGCCTGAACGTGTGCACCTCGTGCCTCAAGGCCGGCAAGGTTACCCGCAACGTCTAA
- a CDS encoding DAK2 domain-containing protein, which translates to MSEATELRRWLTSGVDAVKRARESLDAINVFPVADSDTGTNIYLTLQEGNRAVAKLPDDATHREVVAAFARGALLGARGNSGVIVSQYLSGFLTAIDERGGLNKAKPAAIAESLEIAAEAAYRAVSSPVEGTILSVARAAAKGARDAAKVKAGREAVAVAAVVSARAALALTQEQLPSARDAGVVDAGAAGLVLQLEMLAETLAGRDALAALDEVEWELRDGRSVIHGPGPHTHGIPGGGAYEVMFVAEPEDASEIARLRGELEAVGDSVTVSYGHGLAQAHVHTDAPEAAVDIAQSVDARQIVVRSLLMSHVGDRSATGVVALTSCPGLAEPLSDAGAVVLVVPDPTRMKKRELRRAVKDASGSSAVVVAGNPALRIAARELAARRRHWHMTVLDAGHEAQVIAAVAAAALATPGEDLAVLMSDAVARTEVESSSVDALDDDVDRMIGPDTDVVTLILARGVPPEIADHVRISVAQVAPLADIQIYAGGHGEPGILIGVESSPVA; encoded by the coding sequence ATGAGCGAGGCCACCGAGCTGCGCCGCTGGCTCACCTCGGGCGTCGACGCCGTGAAGCGGGCGCGCGAGAGCCTCGACGCGATCAACGTCTTCCCCGTCGCGGACTCCGACACCGGCACCAACATCTACCTCACGCTTCAGGAGGGCAACCGCGCCGTCGCGAAGCTCCCGGACGATGCGACGCATCGCGAGGTCGTCGCCGCCTTCGCGCGGGGTGCCCTGCTGGGCGCCCGTGGCAACTCGGGCGTGATCGTCTCGCAGTACCTCTCGGGCTTCCTCACCGCGATCGACGAGAGGGGCGGCCTGAACAAGGCCAAGCCCGCGGCGATCGCCGAGTCGCTCGAGATCGCGGCCGAGGCCGCGTACCGCGCGGTGAGCTCTCCCGTCGAGGGGACCATCCTGTCGGTCGCCCGCGCGGCGGCGAAGGGCGCGCGCGACGCGGCAAAGGTCAAGGCCGGGCGCGAGGCCGTGGCGGTCGCCGCGGTGGTCTCCGCGCGTGCCGCCCTCGCGCTCACGCAGGAGCAGCTGCCGAGCGCGCGCGACGCCGGAGTGGTGGACGCGGGAGCGGCGGGGCTCGTACTGCAGCTCGAGATGCTCGCCGAGACGCTCGCGGGACGCGACGCGCTCGCCGCCCTCGACGAGGTCGAGTGGGAGTTGCGCGACGGTCGCAGCGTGATCCACGGCCCCGGCCCACACACGCACGGCATCCCCGGCGGTGGCGCCTACGAGGTGATGTTCGTCGCCGAGCCGGAGGACGCGAGCGAGATCGCGCGGCTCCGCGGCGAGCTCGAGGCCGTCGGCGACTCAGTCACGGTCTCGTACGGCCACGGCCTCGCGCAGGCGCACGTCCACACGGACGCGCCCGAGGCCGCGGTCGACATCGCCCAGTCCGTCGATGCGCGCCAGATCGTCGTGCGCAGCCTGCTCATGAGCCACGTCGGCGACCGCTCCGCGACGGGCGTCGTCGCGCTGACCTCGTGCCCGGGCCTCGCCGAGCCGCTGTCCGACGCGGGTGCCGTCGTGCTCGTGGTCCCAGATCCGACTCGCATGAAGAAGCGCGAGCTGCGTCGCGCGGTCAAGGACGCGTCGGGCTCGTCTGCGGTCGTGGTCGCGGGCAACCCCGCGCTGCGGATCGCCGCCCGGGAGCTCGCCGCGCGCCGCCGCCACTGGCACATGACGGTCCTCGACGCGGGCCACGAGGCCCAGGTGATCGCCGCGGTCGCCGCGGCCGCGCTCGCGACTCCGGGAGAGGACCTCGCGGTCCTCATGTCCGATGCGGTGGCCAGGACCGAGGTCGAGTCGTCGTCGGTCGACGCGCTCGACGATGACGTCGACCGGATGATCGGCCCGGACACCGACGTCGTGACCCTCATCCTCGCGAGGGGCGTGCCCCCCGAGATCGCCGATCACGTCCGGATCTCCGTCGCCCAGGTGGCCCCGCTCGCCGACATCCAGATCTACGCGGGCGGCCACGGGGAGCCAGGGATCCTGATCGGCGTCGAGTCCTCGCCCGTCGCATGA
- a CDS encoding ATP-dependent DNA helicase RecG, translating to MTRTTDDVPPGPAAPGPHTGGRLTEPLSRVLGSRTAQSMKKLGLETVGDLLRHYPRRYGSPGEMTPIRDLRVGEHVTVMAQVRSATTRPMRNRGGAMLEAVVTDGQDSLRLTFFAKRMGVLRMHEDKLRAGRTGLFTGTVGEYRGERQLTHPDYLIVGVDAADADEAVLEASRPIPIYPAAAGVPTWRIGRSVRTVLDPLAPDEVDDPVPAELLERHGHVPLLEAWRRIHVPEDDAEWRSARARLIYEEALVLQAALARRRAAHDAHATLARTGKADGALDAFGAQLPWALTGAQVRAGETIAADLAKETPMLRLLQGDVGSGKTLVALRAMLQVVDSGGQAALLAPTEVLAAQHLRTLRAMLGALADAGTLGGDPRGTRVTLLTGSQGAAARRKALADAASGEAGIVVGTHALLSETVQFADLGLVVVDEQHRFGVEQRDALRTRGEHPPHMLVMTATPIPRTVAMTVFGDLETTVLDEKPAGRAEVLTHVVPADNRAWLDRAWARVAEEVAQGRRAYVVCPRIEEGETTPDDDAPEASADDLADDGLLDVGAGGKDKSAERPPLAAATQVVDMLRARPELAGVGVGLLHGRMGSDDKDDAMAAFASGATPVLVSTTVVEVGVDVPEASVMVVMDAQHFGISQLHQLRGRIGRGGLPGVCLLVTHAEEGTVAAERLAAVAGTTDGFELADKDVELRREGDVLGTAQSGGRNSLRLLRVVRDAKVIAEARDDAKGLVAEDPALASHPALAAAIDEWLGEEREQFLERG from the coding sequence ATGACACGGACGACGGACGACGTCCCGCCCGGCCCCGCCGCGCCAGGGCCCCACACCGGGGGCCGCCTGACCGAGCCGCTGAGCCGCGTGCTCGGCTCGCGCACCGCGCAGTCGATGAAGAAGCTCGGCCTCGAGACCGTCGGCGACCTGCTGCGCCACTACCCGCGGCGCTACGGCAGCCCTGGCGAGATGACCCCCATCCGCGACCTCCGCGTCGGCGAGCACGTGACCGTCATGGCGCAGGTGCGATCCGCGACAACGCGACCGATGCGCAACCGGGGCGGCGCGATGCTCGAGGCGGTCGTGACCGACGGCCAGGACTCGCTGCGGCTCACCTTCTTCGCCAAGCGCATGGGCGTGCTGCGCATGCACGAGGACAAGCTGCGCGCAGGACGCACCGGGCTGTTCACCGGCACCGTCGGCGAGTACCGCGGCGAGCGCCAGCTCACCCACCCCGACTACCTCATCGTGGGCGTCGACGCCGCGGACGCGGACGAGGCCGTCCTCGAGGCGTCCCGCCCCATCCCGATCTACCCTGCCGCGGCAGGGGTGCCGACGTGGCGCATCGGCCGCTCGGTCCGCACCGTGCTGGATCCGCTCGCGCCCGACGAGGTCGACGACCCGGTTCCCGCCGAACTGCTCGAGCGTCACGGGCACGTGCCGCTGCTCGAGGCGTGGCGGCGGATCCACGTGCCCGAGGACGATGCCGAGTGGCGCTCCGCACGGGCGCGGCTGATCTACGAGGAGGCGCTCGTCCTGCAGGCCGCGCTCGCGAGGCGCCGCGCCGCGCACGATGCGCACGCCACGCTGGCGCGCACGGGCAAGGCGGACGGCGCGCTCGACGCCTTCGGCGCGCAGCTGCCGTGGGCCCTCACCGGCGCCCAGGTGCGCGCGGGCGAGACCATCGCGGCGGACCTCGCCAAGGAGACGCCCATGCTGCGGCTCCTTCAGGGAGACGTGGGCTCGGGCAAGACCCTCGTCGCGCTGCGGGCGATGCTTCAGGTGGTCGACTCGGGTGGGCAGGCGGCGCTGCTCGCCCCGACCGAGGTGCTCGCGGCCCAGCACCTGCGCACGCTGCGGGCGATGCTCGGCGCGCTCGCGGACGCGGGGACCCTAGGCGGCGACCCGCGCGGCACGCGCGTCACGCTCCTCACCGGCTCCCAGGGCGCCGCCGCGAGGCGCAAGGCGCTCGCGGATGCGGCCTCGGGGGAGGCGGGCATCGTGGTCGGCACGCACGCGCTGCTGAGCGAGACCGTGCAGTTCGCCGACCTGGGCCTCGTCGTGGTCGACGAGCAGCACCGCTTCGGCGTCGAGCAGCGCGACGCGCTCCGCACCAGGGGAGAGCATCCGCCGCACATGCTCGTCATGACCGCCACGCCGATCCCGCGCACCGTCGCGATGACCGTGTTCGGCGACCTCGAGACCACCGTGCTGGACGAGAAGCCCGCGGGCCGCGCTGAGGTGCTCACGCATGTGGTCCCCGCGGACAACCGCGCGTGGCTCGACCGCGCGTGGGCGCGCGTTGCCGAGGAGGTCGCCCAGGGGCGTCGCGCCTACGTGGTCTGCCCCCGCATCGAGGAGGGCGAGACCACTCCCGACGACGATGCGCCCGAGGCGAGCGCGGACGACCTCGCCGACGACGGCCTGCTCGACGTCGGGGCCGGCGGCAAGGACAAGAGCGCCGAGCGTCCGCCTCTCGCCGCCGCCACGCAGGTCGTCGACATGCTGCGCGCGCGGCCCGAGCTCGCCGGTGTCGGCGTGGGCCTCCTGCATGGACGCATGGGATCCGACGACAAGGACGATGCGATGGCCGCCTTCGCGAGCGGGGCGACGCCGGTCCTCGTCTCCACCACGGTGGTCGAGGTGGGCGTCGACGTCCCCGAGGCCTCGGTGATGGTCGTGATGGACGCCCAACACTTCGGGATCTCGCAGCTCCACCAGCTGCGCGGACGCATCGGACGTGGCGGACTGCCCGGCGTATGCCTGCTCGTCACGCACGCCGAGGAGGGCACGGTCGCGGCCGAGCGCCTCGCCGCGGTCGCCGGTACGACGGACGGCTTCGAGCTCGCCGACAAGGACGTCGAGCTGCGCCGCGAGGGTGACGTCCTCGGCACGGCCCAGTCGGGCGGCCGCAACTCCCTGCGCCTCCTGCGCGTGGTGCGCGACGCCAAGGTCATCGCCGAGGCGAGGGACGATGCGAAGGGCCTCGTCGCCGAGGACCCCGCCCTGGCGAGTCATCCCGCGCTCGCGGCCGCGATCGACGAGTGGCTCGGCGAGGAGCGCGAGCAGTTCCTCGAGCGCGGCTAG
- the rsmD gene encoding 16S rRNA (guanine(966)-N(2))-methyltransferase RsmD — MTRIIAGEFGGRRIAVPPKGTRPTTDRVREAVFSRLDHADVLRDARVIDVFAGSGALAFEALSRGAAEAVLVEAASQAARVAQGNARELGVAGRAIVVREKARPYLERSEAVWDLAFLDPPYDIAREDLATVLAALAPRLSDDATVVLEWSSRAGDAPWPDAIGAVASKAYGETTVHYGEVVAPGSVDA, encoded by the coding sequence ATGACCCGCATCATCGCCGGAGAGTTCGGAGGCCGGAGGATCGCCGTCCCGCCGAAGGGGACGAGGCCCACCACCGACAGGGTCCGCGAGGCCGTCTTCTCGCGTCTCGACCATGCCGACGTGCTGCGCGATGCGCGCGTGATCGACGTGTTCGCGGGCTCGGGCGCGCTCGCGTTCGAGGCGCTCAGCAGGGGAGCGGCCGAGGCGGTGCTCGTCGAGGCCGCGAGCCAGGCGGCGCGCGTCGCCCAGGGCAATGCGCGCGAGCTCGGCGTGGCTGGTCGCGCGATCGTCGTGCGCGAGAAGGCGCGGCCGTACCTCGAGAGGTCCGAGGCGGTGTGGGACCTCGCGTTCCTCGATCCGCCCTACGACATCGCGCGCGAAGATCTCGCCACGGTGCTCGCCGCCCTCGCGCCGCGGCTGAGCGACGACGCGACCGTCGTCCTCGAATGGTCCTCCAGGGCCGGCGACGCCCCGTGGCCCGACGCGATCGGGGCCGTCGCCTCGAAGGCCTATGGCGAGACCACGGTGCACTACGGGGAGGTCGTCGCCCCAGGTAGCGTGGACGCATGA
- the coaD gene encoding pantetheine-phosphate adenylyltransferase, with the protein MTIAVFPGSFDPITLGHVDVAVRARTLFDRVVIAVAHNSSKSPLLDAETRVRLAAEATSHLDGIEVATTDGLLVDFCESIGATTIVKGLRGGADYDVERPMALMNRSITGIETIFLTGDNALSHIASSLVRDVARHGGDITSYVPPGVSTAVLDALEHRS; encoded by the coding sequence ATGACCATCGCGGTGTTCCCTGGCAGCTTCGACCCGATCACGCTCGGCCACGTCGACGTGGCCGTCCGCGCGCGGACCCTCTTCGATCGAGTGGTCATCGCCGTGGCTCACAACTCGAGCAAGTCGCCCCTGCTCGACGCCGAGACCCGCGTGCGCCTCGCCGCGGAGGCGACCTCCCACCTCGACGGCATCGAGGTCGCGACGACGGATGGGCTGCTCGTCGACTTCTGTGAGTCCATCGGCGCGACCACGATCGTCAAGGGTCTGCGCGGAGGGGCCGACTACGACGTCGAGCGCCCCATGGCGCTGATGAACCGGTCCATCACCGGGATCGAGACCATCTTCCTGACGGGCGACAACGCCCTCAGCCACATCGCATCGTCCCTAGTACGCGACGTGGCGCGGCACGGAGGCGACATCACCTCCTACGTCCCCCCGGGCGTCTCGACCGCGGTGCTCGACGCGCTTGAGCACCGCTCTTGA
- a CDS encoding DUF177 domain-containing protein, translating to MSHTKRHQGSPYEIPARDIVGRPGTQRVLSEQFPAPAVLGTDMIGVAAGTEVSLDLSLDSVQDGIWISGTVTAQAVGECGRCLDEVRLTVVAPIQGLFELPGAEREDEEEEPEDVYEFDGETLDLTEVVRDAVADQLPFTPLCDPDCPGLCDQCGARLADDPGHTHEKIDPRWSALEALKADAPSEKKES from the coding sequence GTGTCGCACACCAAGCGCCACCAGGGCTCTCCGTACGAGATTCCCGCGAGGGATATCGTCGGCCGCCCGGGGACGCAGCGCGTCCTGTCGGAGCAGTTCCCAGCCCCCGCGGTCCTCGGTACCGACATGATCGGCGTGGCCGCCGGCACCGAGGTGAGTCTCGATCTGAGCCTTGACTCGGTGCAGGACGGAATCTGGATCTCCGGAACCGTCACCGCGCAGGCGGTCGGCGAGTGCGGCAGGTGCCTGGACGAGGTGCGACTGACTGTCGTGGCCCCGATCCAGGGTCTGTTCGAGCTCCCCGGCGCGGAGCGCGAGGACGAGGAGGAGGAGCCGGAGGACGTCTACGAGTTCGACGGGGAGACCCTCGACCTCACCGAAGTCGTGCGGGACGCGGTGGCCGACCAGCTGCCGTTCACCCCGCTGTGCGACCCGGACTGCCCGGGGCTGTGCGACCAATGCGGCGCACGGCTCGCGGACGACCCGGGTCACACGCATGAGAAGATCGATCCCAGGTGGTCGGCGCTGGAAGCCTTGAAGGCCGACGCGCCGTCCGAGAAGAAAGAGAGTTAG
- the rpmF gene encoding 50S ribosomal protein L32 gives MAVPKRKMSRSNTRARRAQWKTTAANTVTCPSCKGQKLAHVACPSCGAYNGRQYAEALRTEHEA, from the coding sequence GTGGCTGTTCCCAAGCGCAAGATGTCGCGCAGCAACACGCGTGCACGCCGGGCCCAGTGGAAGACCACTGCTGCCAACACCGTGACGTGCCCCTCGTGCAAGGGCCAGAAGCTGGCCCACGTCGCGTGCCCGTCGTGCGGCGCCTACAACGGTCGCCAGTACGCCGAGGCGCTGCGCACCGAGCACGAGGCGTAA
- the rnc gene encoding ribonuclease III, with amino-acid sequence MSIPGQEAADALVRRIGVSIDPDLLVLALTHRSFAYEAGGLPTNERLEFLGDSVLGIVVTDHLYHAHPDLPEGELAKMRAACVSQKSLAAIARQIELGPCVLLGKGETSTGGHNKDSILCDAFEAILGAVYLTHGIETSRDVVLRLVGPSLAAAAQSGAALDWKTSLQERCAELGLPGPVYDVTGEGPDHARVFTARAVVDGQVRGEGTGTAKKHAEQEAAAAAYASLETADSEPDGVVA; translated from the coding sequence GTGAGCATCCCGGGCCAGGAAGCGGCAGACGCCCTGGTCCGGCGGATCGGTGTGTCGATCGACCCCGATCTGCTGGTGCTCGCCCTCACCCATCGCTCGTTCGCCTACGAGGCGGGCGGTCTGCCGACGAATGAGCGGCTCGAGTTCCTGGGGGACTCGGTGCTCGGCATCGTCGTGACCGACCACCTCTATCACGCGCACCCGGACCTCCCCGAGGGCGAGCTCGCCAAGATGCGAGCCGCATGCGTGTCCCAGAAGTCGCTGGCCGCGATCGCGCGCCAGATCGAGCTGGGACCCTGCGTGCTGCTCGGCAAGGGCGAGACCTCGACGGGCGGGCACAACAAGGACTCGATCCTGTGCGACGCCTTCGAGGCGATCCTCGGCGCGGTCTACCTCACGCACGGCATCGAGACGTCGCGCGACGTCGTGCTGCGGCTGGTCGGACCGTCGCTGGCCGCCGCCGCGCAGTCCGGCGCCGCGCTCGACTGGAAGACGTCGCTGCAGGAGCGGTGCGCCGAGCTCGGCCTGCCCGGTCCCGTGTACGACGTGACGGGCGAGGGTCCGGACCACGCCCGCGTGTTCACCGCGCGCGCCGTCGTCGACGGCCAGGTGCGCGGCGAGGGCACCGGCACCGCGAAGAAGCACGCCGAGCAGGAGGCCGCCGCGGCCGCCTACGCGTCGCTTGAGACGGCGGACAGCGAGCCCGACGGCGTCGTTGCCTGA
- the mutM gene encoding bifunctional DNA-formamidopyrimidine glycosylase/DNA-(apurinic or apyrimidinic site) lyase encodes MPELPEVETVRSGLDSLITGATILGVDIRRDSCVRLLPGGAAEFSAEVVGTRIDAIVRRGKFMWMVLVEPGADHHVAEDARRADPAISRDDAPGSRDDAPGLSLSAHLGMSGQFRVHEAVGEAAPDPHPHCRARLTLAHPTRGPLTLDFLDQRTFGYLHAEPLVPTHDELPAGQGSDLAWLPQSVAHIGRDVLDPHLAPLAASRALRKGARGIKQVLLDQTVVSGIGNIYADEALWLARVHPQRPAHAVSAAQARALLAATREVMSAALAQGGTSFDALYVNVNGESGYFDRSLEAYGRGGEPCGRCARPLRRAMIGGRATHWCATCQRRWAPKAGDASSRQYH; translated from the coding sequence TTGCCTGAGCTTCCCGAGGTCGAGACGGTCCGTTCAGGGCTCGACTCCCTCATCACCGGCGCCACGATCCTCGGCGTCGACATCCGCCGCGACAGCTGCGTCCGGCTCCTTCCCGGCGGAGCGGCCGAGTTCTCCGCCGAGGTCGTCGGCACGCGGATCGACGCGATCGTCCGCCGCGGCAAGTTCATGTGGATGGTCCTCGTCGAACCCGGCGCGGACCACCACGTAGCCGAGGACGCTCGCCGGGCCGATCCGGCCATCTCCAGGGACGATGCGCCGGGATCCAGGGACGATGCGCCCGGCCTCTCCCTCAGCGCCCACCTGGGAATGTCGGGCCAGTTCCGCGTCCACGAGGCCGTGGGCGAGGCGGCCCCCGACCCGCACCCGCACTGCCGGGCCCGCCTCACGCTCGCGCACCCGACGCGAGGGCCGCTGACCCTCGACTTCCTCGATCAGCGCACGTTCGGCTACCTCCACGCGGAGCCACTCGTCCCCACGCACGACGAGCTTCCCGCCGGGCAGGGCTCCGACCTCGCGTGGCTGCCGCAGTCCGTCGCCCATATCGGCCGCGACGTCCTCGATCCGCATCTCGCGCCCCTCGCGGCATCCCGCGCCCTCCGCAAGGGCGCGCGCGGGATCAAGCAGGTGCTGCTCGACCAGACCGTCGTGAGCGGCATCGGCAACATCTACGCGGACGAGGCGCTCTGGCTTGCGCGCGTCCACCCTCAGCGCCCCGCGCATGCCGTGTCCGCCGCGCAGGCCCGAGCCCTGCTCGCGGCCACGCGAGAGGTCATGAGCGCCGCGCTCGCCCAGGGCGGCACGAGCTTCGACGCGCTGTACGTCAACGTCAACGGGGAGTCCGGCTACTTCGACCGCTCGCTCGAGGCCTACGGCCGCGGGGGAGAGCCCTGTGGGCGCTGCGCAAGACCCCTGCGCAGGGCCATGATCGGTGGCAGAGCGACGCATTGGTGCGCGACATGTCAGCGACGCTGGGCGCCCAAAGCCGGTGACGCATCTTCCAGGCAGTACCATTAA
- a CDS encoding response regulator transcription factor, with protein sequence MSDITVLVLDDHEVVRRGICDILDRAEGVTVVAEASSVAQATRRADAVRPQVILSDLRLPDGTGLDVINHVREKLQDTRVVVLTSYDDDDAKAAARSAGADVFLAKTASSAEVLQAVKDAATGREHGQHIDVHEDDMLSRLTPMERRVLTLVGQGLANREIATELGIAEKTVKNHVTSVLAKMGLQRRTQVVAWATARRAQSFRG encoded by the coding sequence ATGTCTGACATCACAGTCCTGGTCCTCGACGACCACGAGGTCGTGCGTCGCGGCATCTGCGACATCCTCGATCGCGCCGAGGGAGTCACCGTCGTGGCCGAGGCCTCTTCGGTCGCACAGGCGACGCGTCGCGCCGACGCCGTGCGTCCGCAGGTGATCCTGTCCGACCTGCGCCTGCCCGACGGCACGGGCCTCGACGTGATCAACCACGTGCGCGAGAAGCTCCAGGACACGCGCGTCGTGGTGCTGACCTCGTATGACGACGACGACGCTAAGGCCGCGGCCCGCTCCGCCGGCGCCGACGTCTTCCTCGCGAAGACCGCGAGCAGCGCGGAGGTGCTACAGGCCGTCAAGGACGCCGCGACCGGCCGCGAGCACGGTCAGCACATCGACGTGCACGAGGACGACATGCTGTCGCGCCTCACGCCGATGGAGCGTCGCGTGCTGACCCTCGTGGGTCAGGGCCTCGCGAACCGTGAGATCGCCACGGAGCTCGGCATCGCCGAGAAGACCGTGAAGAACCACGTCACGAGCGTGCTCGCCAAGATGGGTCTTCAGCGCCGCACGCAGGTCGTCGCGTGGGCGACCGCGCGACGCGCGCAGTCCTTCCGAGGCTAG
- a CDS encoding GAF domain-containing sensor histidine kinase, whose product MSDALTDAIVGMNRLDLKDVLDKFLDAATVHTGAPMAAINILDGDGVSVEFRYHGMPEGVMAHIGRAPNAVGTLAQIPFEGCLVIDELTKHPAFRGLPDGHPPMGSFLGAALVVRDELFGYLYLASKQGGFTARDQQIVLALASAAASAIDNAQLYEAAIAREKWLTASQDITTQLLADPGDEEAFERIVQAAAELAGATSASLVLPGVGEEWVMEFTLGNRADELLGQVLPEDGHALTIIRSGEGVVAAEPPGGTVLPAVRAFGPTLYAPLHSEGKTSGLLMLWREPGMAAFDQNDLSTAQRFASQAAMALSFAELAHVKNVSHMLEERERIADDLHDFVSQELFATAIQLETIASNVPAEFRPRLLSTLDHVKRAQREVRSVMGTLAGERTSEPLSERLRREFVLAQDSMGFTPTISVDWEDVATATAADPSLSDDAVAVVRELLSNVSRHAEATAVTVSIVAPTGRFVISITDDGIGPAGATKRHSGTSNLANRAIRRQGTFTLSPVRPGATRPGTAAEWNVEA is encoded by the coding sequence GTGTCCGACGCACTGACCGATGCCATCGTCGGGATGAACCGGCTCGACCTCAAGGACGTCCTGGACAAGTTCCTGGACGCCGCGACGGTCCACACCGGCGCCCCGATGGCCGCGATCAACATCCTGGACGGCGACGGCGTCTCGGTGGAGTTCCGCTATCACGGCATGCCCGAGGGCGTGATGGCCCACATCGGTCGCGCGCCCAACGCGGTCGGCACGCTCGCGCAGATCCCGTTCGAGGGCTGCCTCGTGATCGACGAGCTCACGAAGCACCCCGCGTTCCGGGGCCTGCCCGACGGTCACCCGCCGATGGGCTCGTTCCTGGGCGCGGCGCTTGTGGTCCGCGACGAGCTGTTCGGCTACCTCTACCTCGCGAGCAAGCAGGGTGGCTTCACCGCGCGCGACCAGCAGATCGTCCTCGCCCTCGCCTCCGCGGCCGCGTCCGCGATCGACAACGCGCAGCTCTACGAGGCAGCGATCGCGCGCGAGAAGTGGCTCACCGCGTCCCAGGACATCACGACCCAGCTCCTCGCGGACCCGGGCGACGAGGAGGCCTTCGAGCGCATCGTCCAGGCGGCGGCGGAGCTCGCGGGCGCGACCTCCGCCTCGCTCGTCCTCCCCGGCGTGGGCGAGGAATGGGTCATGGAGTTCACCCTCGGCAACCGCGCCGACGAGCTGCTCGGCCAGGTGCTTCCCGAGGACGGGCACGCGCTCACGATCATCCGCTCGGGAGAGGGCGTCGTCGCGGCGGAGCCCCCGGGCGGGACGGTGCTGCCCGCGGTGCGCGCGTTCGGTCCGACGCTGTACGCGCCGCTGCACTCCGAGGGCAAGACGTCGGGACTGCTCATGCTGTGGCGCGAGCCCGGCATGGCCGCGTTCGATCAGAACGATCTGTCCACCGCGCAGCGCTTCGCGAGCCAGGCCGCGATGGCGCTGTCCTTCGCCGAGCTCGCGCACGTGAAGAACGTGTCCCACATGCTCGAGGAGCGCGAGCGCATCGCCGACGACCTGCACGACTTCGTGTCGCAGGAGCTGTTCGCGACGGCGATCCAGCTCGAGACGATCGCCTCGAACGTCCCCGCGGAGTTCCGACCACGGCTGCTGTCGACGCTCGACCACGTCAAGCGCGCGCAGCGCGAGGTCCGCTCCGTGATGGGCACGCTCGCGGGCGAGCGGACCTCGGAGCCGCTGTCGGAGCGCCTGCGCCGCGAGTTCGTGCTCGCGCAGGACTCGATGGGCTTCACTCCCACCATCTCCGTCGACTGGGAGGATGTCGCGACCGCGACCGCCGCGGACCCGTCGCTCTCGGACGATGCGGTGGCGGTCGTGCGCGAGCTGCTGTCCAACGTGTCGCGTCACGCTGAGGCGACCGCGGTCACGGTGTCGATCGTGGCGCCGACGGGGCGCTTCGTCATCTCGATCACGGACGACGGGATCGGGCCTGCAGGGGCGACCAAGCGCCACTCGGGAACGTCCAACCTCGCCAACCGCGCGATCCGCCGTCAGGGCACGTTCACGCTCTCACCCGTGCGGCCCGGCGCGACGCGCCCCGGCACCGCCGCGGAATGGAACGTCGAGGCGTAG